Below is a window of Methanocaldococcus jannaschii DSM 2661 DNA.
CTGAAGCTACATAGATAGGGATTCCAACTCCAATCTTCATTAAATCAACTTCATCTATTGCCTTAGCTACCTTAAACACATACTCCTCATACTCCTCTTCTGAAATAATCTTCTTCCTTAGCTTTAAATTTAAATCTTTAGCCAATCTTTCAGCATAGATTAAATCTTCACTATTTTCAGTTCCAACGGCATACAATATAACTTCACAGTATAGAGATGCTAATTTAGCAATCAATGAGCTATCAACTCCTCCAGAGCATATAATTCCAACTTTGTCCAAACCCCTGACCCTCTTTAAAACAGAGTTTTTCAATGCTCTATCTAAATACTCCTTAGCCTCCTCATAACTCCTCTCTTTCATGTAATTTAACTCCAACTTTTTAAAGCCTTCAATAATTTCAAACCTATTATCATCTAAATAATAAATCAACTGTGAATTTGGCTTCAATGTTTTGATTTTGCTATTTAGCTCATCTAAATCTCTCTCACAGCCATCGATATTTATAAGTAGATGCCACAACGCCTTTCTTTCAGAGGCAAAGGCAAAGTATTTATCCCTATCTACATAAAATAATGGCTTAACTCCAAACATATCCCTTGCCAACCTCACAACATTCTTAGATTTATCATATATGGCAAAGGCATAGTCTCCATCCAACTCTTCCAACTTCTCCTCTTCATATAGATGAATTATAACCTCATTATCACTGTCTGTCCTAAATTCATGATTTTGTTTTAGATATTCCCTCAACTCAATATAATTGTAAATCTCTCCATTACAAACTAACCATATAGTTTCATCCTCATTTGGAATAGGTTGAACTCCATACCTCCCAACAATTGCCAATCTATTATGAGCCAAGCTT
It encodes the following:
- the asnB gene encoding asparagine synthase (glutamine-hydrolyzing), producing the protein MCSISGIIVKDNQISAKYSIDMMKILKHRGRDNSGLLLDDEVIYFNDFEDVEDLEEEMIGNLSLAHNRLAIVGRYGVQPIPNEDETIWLVCNGEIYNYIELREYLKQNHEFRTDSDNEVIIHLYEEEKLEELDGDYAFAIYDKSKNVVRLARDMFGVKPLFYVDRDKYFAFASERKALWHLLINIDGCERDLDELNSKIKTLKPNSQLIYYLDDNRFEIIEGFKKLELNYMKERSYEEAKEYLDRALKNSVLKRVRGLDKVGIICSGGVDSSLIAKLASLYCEVILYAVGTENSEDLIYAERLAKDLNLKLRKKIISEEEYEEYVFKVAKAIDEVDLMKIGVGIPIYVASEMANEDGLKVVLSGQGADELFGGYARHERIYRERGEEELKKELLKDVYNLYKVNLERDDHCTMANGVELRVPFLDEEVVEIALSIPIEYKMSELSNRPYAESNISLKSEPINGLKNTNLNIKCVRSVRKKILRDVASQYLPDYIAYRPKKAAQYGSGGEKMIYKVAKKYGFSKKRINEFLDMLKRKIVSEF